Proteins from a genomic interval of Candidatus Methanoperedens sp.:
- a CDS encoding DUF4145 domain-containing protein, translating into MKCPHCLVEVHLTSENRDIGADNEFYWKTSIATCPHCKKCIIWLEQYSTDKIGNLNFIKEFLVYPKGISRAPLSPVVPDIYAQEYKEACLVLSDSAKASAALSRRCLQNLLRNVQKVKSSDLSKQIDEVLGLKVLPSHLSEAIDAVRNIGNFAAHPIKSTNTGAIVDVEQGEAEWLLDVLEGLFDFYFVQPDILQKKKAALNQKLKDAGKPPMK; encoded by the coding sequence ATGAAATGCCCACATTGCCTTGTTGAAGTTCATCTAACATCAGAGAACCGTGACATTGGAGCGGATAATGAATTCTATTGGAAGACATCGATTGCTACGTGTCCTCATTGCAAAAAGTGTATTATATGGTTAGAGCAATATTCGACAGACAAAATTGGAAATTTGAATTTCATAAAAGAATTTCTTGTTTATCCCAAAGGAATATCTAGGGCACCTCTGAGCCCGGTGGTGCCTGATATATATGCTCAGGAATATAAAGAAGCGTGCTTGGTTTTATCAGATAGTGCAAAAGCAAGTGCGGCTTTAAGTCGTCGTTGCTTGCAGAATCTTCTGAGAAATGTTCAAAAGGTAAAATCTTCAGATTTAAGCAAACAGATTGATGAAGTTCTCGGATTGAAGGTACTTCCATCTCATTTATCTGAAGCGATTGATGCTGTTAGAAACATCGGTAACTTTGCTGCACATCCTATTAAAAGTACCAATACGGGGGCAATCGTTGATGTTGAACAGGGAGAAGCTGAATGGCTACTTGATGTCTTAGAAGGACTTTTTGATTTCTATTTTGTGCAACCGGATATATTGCAAAAAAAGAAGGCTGCATTGAATCAAAAATTGAAGGATGCAGGAAAACCTCCCATGAAGTGA
- a CDS encoding nucleotidyltransferase domain-containing protein has translation MEETENSKILIKAKIFEILQNAGTSARIILFGSRAREDYTKFSDYDILLITDRTIEIKEKMNLSKKIREYLAKAGFDVDVIIKSDAEVQFLREKTGSIIKSALKEGIAL, from the coding sequence ATGGAAGAAACAGAAAATTCTAAGATTCTAATAAAAGCAAAAATTTTTGAAATATTGCAAAATGCAGGAACCTCAGCCCGTATTATTCTTTTTGGTTCAAGAGCAAGAGAGGATTATACCAAATTTAGCGATTATGACATTCTTTTGATAACTGATAGAACAATTGAAATCAAAGAAAAAATGAATTTATCTAAAAAAATAAGGGAATATCTCGCAAAAGCAGGTTTTGATGTAGATGTAATTATAAAATCAGACGCTGAAGTCCAATTTTTGAGAGAGAAAACAGGAAGTATCATAAAGAGTGCATTGAAGGAGGGGATTGCATTATGA
- a CDS encoding HEPN domain-containing protein codes for MNDDYVKKWTMKAINDINISKHELVHPESEMVTDAICFHCQQSVEKFLKAYLVLKNIDTGKTHNLEFLLELCKKQDLDFGKIDVGNLSFYAVAVRYPDEFYMPSVQEAKECFKIASAVRDFVLRKLELDRDI; via the coding sequence ATGAATGATGATTATGTCAAGAAATGGACCATGAAAGCTATAAATGACATCAATATCTCAAAACATGAGTTAGTCCACCCGGAAAGCGAGATGGTTACCGACGCTATATGTTTTCACTGTCAGCAATCAGTCGAGAAATTCTTGAAAGCTTATCTTGTCCTGAAAAATATCGATACTGGAAAAACACATAACCTGGAATTTTTATTGGAACTCTGCAAAAAACAAGACCTTGATTTTGGGAAAATAGATGTCGGGAATCTTTCATTTTATGCTGTGGCAGTCAGATATCCTGATGAATTTTACATGCCTTCCGTGCAAGAGGCAAAAGAATGTTTCAAAATAGCGTCTGCGGTCAGGGATTTTGTATTAAGGAAGTTGGAATTAGATAGGGATATTTAG
- a CDS encoding type II toxin-antitoxin system HicB family antitoxin, whose protein sequence is MPTLTAYIEKDPETGLYVAIVPGIPGAHTQAETLDELQDNLKEVLELCLEEMEPENKQHLPQFIGIQQVEVGI, encoded by the coding sequence ATGCCTACACTAACAGCATATATCGAAAAAGATCCGGAAACTGGCCTGTATGTGGCCATAGTTCCGGGAATTCCTGGCGCCCATACTCAGGCAGAGACTCTTGATGAGCTTCAAGACAACCTTAAAGAGGTACTGGAATTATGTCTGGAAGAAATGGAGCCTGAGAACAAGCAACATTTACCTCAATTTATCGGAATTCAGCAAGTTGAGGTAGGTATTTGA